The Nostoc cf. commune SO-36 genomic sequence AGTTTCCAAGCCGCGCAACAATAAGCCCAAATGGGCTGTATTGAAAATCGCATCCGCGCGACTCACTTCAGTCGGGAGAACGCCCCGCGCCTCGGAAGTGGAAAGTTCAAAATTAGGAATAGCTATAACTGGTACAACATCTTTATGCCAGGGAACATCACAAATTTCCCAAGCTGCACCACTGGTAGCAGCGAGACGACATCCTCCCAACAAGGCTGGAACTACATTATCAGGATGTCCTTCCATTGCGATCGCTAACTCCATCACCTGCGACTGAGAAAGAGTTGCACCCTCAAGTTGATTACCAGCAACCAAGCCACCAACAATTGCTGTCGCGGAACTACCCAAACCCCTCGCCAGTGGTACACCTAATTTAATTTCTATTTTCACACTCGGCGGTGTCTGCTCTATATGCTGATAGAACTTGACAAACGCTTGATAGAGAAGATTGCTCTCATCAGTTTGGACTCGTTCAGCTTCCTTACCGGTGACATGAATAGTTAACCCACCCTCTTCTAGGCGAGTGAACTTAAACTCGTTGTACAGCTTTAATGCTGCACCGATGCAATCAAAACCAGGCCCCAAATTTGCAGTTGTGGCAGGGACGGTAACAGTGATGGCAGAAACAACAGACATTGGTAAAACTCACTAATCATCAACCAGCATCCCATGTAAAGGGTTGATTTGTTTACTAATGATGCTAATTATCTGTTGTGGTAGTTTGCATACCTATCTGAGTGTTTACATTTTATTAATATATTTTTATACCTAATGATTGGAAAATAATGTTATTATCGGATTATATATTGATTATTTATATTAACTAATTTAATAAATGGAATATTTAAAGCGCTTTCTTGAGTATGCTCCTGAGGCGTATGATGCTATTCGTGATGCTGACGATGTAGCAGTGATTGCACGTAACACTGGATGGGCAGAGTTTCGCATTCGACGGATCAAAAAACATTTATTTTATGATGAACACCAGTTGGATTACGATCTCGGATTTAACCGCTTTAGTCCTGATCCAGATATAGCAGATGCCTGGATTAGGTTACAGCGAGGTAATTTTAACCCTGAAGATTTGAGACTACTGGAACATGAATACTTTGAGTCGAGGTTTGAAGGCATTTTCCATACTAACTACCGTACAGCTCATGAAGCTACCGAACGCTCTGGTCGTTTCTGGAGTCCCCCAGTAATATCACCATAACTCAAATGAGTTAAAACTAAAGTATCTAACTTTTAAAGACCACATTAATCTGTTATGGCTTTTTACGTATTGATTCTAAAAGAAAAGGAGGATGAGACCGGCGTTACTTACCGCTTTGGCCCACATGAAGATCGTCTCGGCTCTTTATGGATAGATAAATTGAGTGGAGAAATTAAGGAACTTCAAGAAACCCCAGAGCAGAACTCGCAGGCATTTTTTCAAAGAGCAGCAGTAAAGGTTTGGCAAAATTGGAAAAAAGGAGCTTTTCCAGAAAAAACATCTTGGGCATCCTGAGAACGGTTTGGGATTGATAGCCTATCCACAGTGATAGGCTATCAATACTCTGTTCTTCCTCAAAAAGATACCTAGCGATCGCTCTTTTCCACAAAAGGAATAGATTTCGAGAAGATTACTTCAAAGTTCCCAAAACAGGCGCTGCCTCAACCTCGGAAATTTGCGGAACCAAGAAACCCTTAGCATAAATCTGGGGATTGGTTTGCGAAACTATGGCATAAGACTGGCGAAGATTAGCATTGACTGCGACAGTCTTCACGTCGTACATCTGCATCGCCATCTTGGGATAAAAACCAATACCAATAATCATCAGCAGGAAACAAGCGGCGATAAACACCTCACGGGGTCTAGCATCGTCGTAAACTGCATCCTCTGGCACGAAGCAGTCTGTACCAAAACAAACTGTTCCCTCATCTTCTTGATTTTCTGAACCTGAATTATTAATGTCGCAGATGAGTGCTGCACCGTCACCATAAAATACCTCTCGCAGCATGGAAAGTAAATAAATCGGTGTGAGAATGACTCCAACGGCGGCGAGAAAAACTGTTACGGTGCAGAAAGTTGAACTGTAAACGTCA encodes the following:
- the thrB gene encoding homoserine kinase, yielding MSVVSAITVTVPATTANLGPGFDCIGAALKLYNEFKFTRLEEGGLTIHVTGKEAERVQTDESNLLYQAFVKFYQHIEQTPPSVKIEIKLGVPLARGLGSSATAIVGGLVAGNQLEGATLSQSQVMELAIAMEGHPDNVVPALLGGCRLAATSGAAWEICDVPWHKDVVPVIAIPNFELSTSEARGVLPTEVSRADAIFNTAHLGLLLRGLETGNGQWLKTALQDKLHQPYRKALIPGYDALNIAAVSAGAYGMVISGAGPTLLALADKLNSKAVEAAMLAAWQEEGITAEVRSLSLDTQGAKSF